The Salvia miltiorrhiza cultivar Shanhuang (shh) chromosome 2, IMPLAD_Smil_shh, whole genome shotgun sequence DNA window TAGAGCCCAAAATAACTGACATGAAAATCTAAATCTAAATAACTTAatactaaaaaataattttacccaaataaaaacttaataaaaatgaaTTGAAATGTAATCATGTAACACAAGTGTTAATCATGTATTCCACCTTCACTTTGCGAGAATAACTCGGCAAGAACAACTCGGTATCACTTTAGCAAGAACTCGGTATCACTTTGAAATCAAGCATGTGCCAAAACAATGTCATTTCTAGtccatctatatataatataaaacacCAGTTTTCTTCCCGCCAATTTAATGGCATTTTTGcaattataatgtcaattaaggataaaagtttagaaattaaaagagagtggggtgagaggagagagaaaagtagaAATATGAGATAACTTACGCTTCATCTACTATCTTTTTTcccatattttctctctcctcattttctTATACATTCAcctagggctgtcgatcggttcgggttcggttacccgtacccgaattttcggttacccgaacccgaaattgccaaatttcaataaccgttcccgaaccgttttagaagttcggttacccaatacccgcttcggttaaccaattgggttatttgggtatccgaaataccaatttaaaaaataaaattcaaataatttttgctctatttactctaaaagaaattacaaatatataatatatatttacaaatatattatatatatatatatattaaataatttacaaatatataatatgtatgtaaatttacaaatatataatatataatatatttgtaaatatattataatatatatgtaaattatttgtaaatttacaaatataatatatttgtaaatatataatatatattatatatataatatatttgtaaatttaccaatatatattataaatttacaaatttataatatatttgtaaatatataatatatatgtaaatttacaaatatatatattaaataatttacaaatatatttatatatgaatttacaaatatataatatattatataggatatattgataatatatattaaataattaataaaataattttcggttattcggttaacccgatcggtttttcgggttaaccgataaccgaaatttccaaaaaaataataaccgaaaccgatccattacccgaaattttcggttattggatacccaaacccgggaatttcggttcgattaattggatacccaaaacccgataaccatttAGACAGCCCTACATTCACCCATTTTTTCTCAATTCcaaatttttctctcttctaacctatttttcatatttagatGATTTTCTAaaagtctttaaatttaatttatgaaaatatattcgacatgtatcttaaattaaagatcatgacaagatttttaatttgatataaaaatcattaaatgtgaatttgaaataaataagttattataatttaaaattttaaagtgattatatttctctctcctctttctttttctatattctttcatttttttcccctCTCTCCTTATTCACTCCACGTTattatattatctatatattaatcTCTCTCCACAAAATTTATCatgttctcttctcttttgattataattattttaatttaatgcaattaaggagaaggaaatttcaatatgaatttgttaaaaaatagttatttatcttaaaattagaatttaaattgtaatatagatttatttaataatatgtacaaattatttatttgtttgtataAACATATTGGttgttatattttgtttttaaattattcttattttttctatttttgtaattatttttgggctatttaaatatgaacttttaataataatgcagttcgtacttttaagagcccaaaattattatatgacgtctattaatattgttattgatagttttagtgttatttgctcaaaatgagattcaCTTAAATTATATGCTTTATAAtcagtaaatttaattattatacaatactcatcaaatttaatacttatactcctactcattaagttgataaattatcaaatactaatatttaaattaacagaatttttttgttattaagaaacttacttttcAGGAGTAAGTGGCGTGGTttacaccaattaagtacattttCTTTActgaaaatgaaaaacgagactattggagtgagacgtctcaaaaagaaaaacgaaccTATTagaatgggacggagagagtaatatatttatataaattaaaattttaaaaataaataaatatatcgtggcccgtgcatcgcacgggggATGTACTAGTATAGTTAAATATGTCACATCATCCAAGTTGGATGCCATGTCATTTAATTCATCTCCAATTCTATACACTagttttcttaaaactcatggcATCCTCTATTAAGTCTTATTTTACGTAGGAAAGGAAGTATTATGTATGAAAAgtaaaatgagaagaaaagGATTTGGAGCCTATAAAAAGCCATGCACGTCCCCGATGAAGACACACTAGGGATTGAGGCTTTTGTACTTGGAGACATAAAACATCTCTTCAAGTACAATGGTGCTTTCCCATTTGCTACTTGTTTTCATCTTCTTCAACATCTCCCTCCTCTGCGTCCAATGCAATCCTAATTACAGAGATGCCCTCTCCAAATCCATCATCTTCTTCCAAGGCCAGAGGTCCGGCCGCCTCCCGCCGCAAGAAATCACCTGGAGAGCCAGCTCCGGACTCTCCGATGGCAGTCTCGCCGGTGTAAGTGCACTTTATATACCCCTTTTCTATGATATTCCGCATTAGCATCTATGGTCAGTGCTGAACCCAAGCCCCCCTTCACACACACTCACCAAACAAACGAACCTTTTCGTTACCATATAATCCAATCACGAAATAAACTTGCAACAAAATTGTCTTTTAGAAATCTCAAACTCCCCATCACGAATTTTTCTACGACCGCCCCTGCCCTGTGTAAATAGTGTGGTGATGATTTTGCAGGTGGACTTGACCGGAGGCTACTACGACGCCGGCGACAATGTGAAGTTCAACTTCCCGATGGCGTACACCACGACAATGCTGTCGTGGAGCGTCATCGAGTACGGGAAGAAGCTGGGACCGCAGCTGCCGGCCACGCGCGCCGCGATCCGGTGGGCCACCGACTACCTCCTCAAGTGCGCCCGCGCGACGCCGGGGAGGCTCTACGTGGGCGTCGGCGACCCCAACGCCGACCACAAGTGTTGGGAGAGGCCGGAGGATATGGACACGGTGAGAACCGTCTACTACGTCTCGCCGGGAAACCCGGGGTCGGACGTGGCCGGCGAGACGGCGGCGGCGCTGGCGGCGGCTTCCGTCGTGTTCAAGAAAGTGGACCCCAGCTACTCGCGGCTGCTGCTGGCGACTGCTAAGAATATGTTGCAGTTTGCAATGCAGCACAGAGGGTCGTATAGCGACTCCCTTGGCTCTAATGTTTGCCCCTTCTATTGCTCCTATTCGGGTTACACGGTATATTACTAtacataattcattattttgctGAATGAATTCATAATTCAGGTTTTCAATTCTAAACATGACGAAAAttccattttttaaaaatgaaagtttcaTAGTGTTTAATTGGGAcgaataaatttaatttgtgtAATAAGCCAACTTGTTtggatatactatatatttatgttgATGTTGGCAGGATGAATTGCTGTGGGCAGCGGCGTGGCTGTTTAGAGCAACCAACCAGATTTATTACCTAAATATCATAAAGTCGGTGGACGGGAGCGACGTCACCGACATTTTCAGCTGGGACAACAAGTATGCCGGAGCTCGTGTCCTCTTAGCAAGGGTGAGACACCAGTTGAATAGTAATTCAATTTTCCAAGATTTgttagtttaaattttaatgaatgGATGTTTGTTGCATTTTTGCAGAGGAGTTTAGTGAATAAGGATGAGACATTTGGGGCATACAGGCAGCAAGCAGAGGAGTTCATGTGTAGAATACTGCCTAATTCCCCTTCCTCCACCACACAATACACCAACGGTTGgcctaaattaaaatttaaaagcaaTACAATACTCATTCCATTAATGTCAATATTTAATTGATCATATACATGTATATAGGTGGTTTGATGTACAAGATGGGGTCGAGCAACCTTCAATATGTAACATCCATAACCTTCTTGCTCACCACCTACTCCAAATACATGGCTTCGGCCAAGCACACCTTCAACTGCGGGAGCCTCGGCGTGACGTCGAGGACTCTACGGATTC harbors:
- the LOC131010337 gene encoding endoglucanase 3-like, whose protein sequence is MVLSHLLLVFIFFNISLLCVQCNPNYRDALSKSIIFFQGQRSGRLPPQEITWRASSGLSDGSLAGVDLTGGYYDAGDNVKFNFPMAYTTTMLSWSVIEYGKKLGPQLPATRAAIRWATDYLLKCARATPGRLYVGVGDPNADHKCWERPEDMDTVRTVYYVSPGNPGSDVAGETAAALAAASVVFKKVDPSYSRLLLATAKNMLQFAMQHRGSYSDSLGSNVCPFYCSYSGYTDELLWAAAWLFRATNQIYYLNIIKSVDGSDVTDIFSWDNKYAGARVLLARRSLVNKDETFGAYRQQAEEFMCRILPNSPSSTTQYTNGGLMYKMGSSNLQYVTSITFLLTTYSKYMASAKHTFNCGSLGVTSRTLRILAKRQVDYILGDNPMKMSYMVGYGANYPKRIHHRGSSLPSVRAQPERLGCEAGFQPYYYTSSPNPNELIGAIVGGPNQNDFFPDERGDYAHSEPTTYINAALVGPLAFFAGAS